The following coding sequences lie in one Arthrobacter sp. SLBN-122 genomic window:
- a CDS encoding DEAD/DEAH box helicase: protein MTETLFGGPTLPPAYPERAAWGTAPKLRAWQQEALDLYLKSSPRDFLAVATPGAGKTTFALRIASTLIDSGAVNRVTIVAPTDHLKRQWADAAAKVGIAIDPNFKNSDGQHGRGFIGVAVTYAQVASKPLLHRAKTEAARTLVILDEIHHGGEALSWGDGLREAFDPAVRRLSLTGTPFRSDTSPIPFVEYAEDRDGIRRSKADYTYGYGNALRDHVVRPVMFMAYSGQMRWRTSAGEEMAASLGEAAVTKDITSHAWRTALNPAGEWIPAVLAGADKRLSEVRRTVPDAGGLVIATDHEDARAYAGQLKRITGESPTVILSDDAKASSKIEEFSAGEKRWMVAVRMVSEGVDVPRLSVGVYATSTSTPLFFAQAVGRFVRARKRGETASVFLPSVPQLMALANSMEMERDHALDRPEKEDGDGLFNPEDSLMEEANREEKASDSLTKGKFEALDSQASFDRVLFDGGEFGTGGEVGSDDELDFLGIPGLLDAEQVGTLLRQRQHEQLNRKNRKSPAAAESQAPAVPDHRMLMDLRNELAKNVAAWAARTGTPHGVVHTKLRTVCGGPPVAQANEEQLKSRLRKLQDWFVGRK, encoded by the coding sequence GTGACGGAGACGCTCTTTGGCGGCCCCACCCTGCCTCCGGCCTATCCGGAACGCGCAGCCTGGGGAACCGCCCCGAAACTCCGTGCCTGGCAGCAGGAAGCCCTGGACCTCTACCTGAAGAGCAGTCCGCGGGACTTCCTTGCGGTGGCAACCCCGGGTGCCGGTAAAACCACCTTCGCGCTGCGGATCGCCTCCACGCTCATCGACTCCGGTGCCGTGAACCGGGTGACCATCGTGGCGCCCACTGACCACCTGAAGCGCCAGTGGGCGGATGCTGCCGCCAAAGTGGGGATCGCCATCGACCCCAACTTCAAGAACTCCGACGGCCAGCACGGCCGCGGCTTCATCGGCGTCGCCGTCACTTATGCGCAGGTGGCCAGCAAGCCGCTGCTGCACCGGGCCAAGACTGAAGCGGCCCGGACCCTGGTGATCCTGGACGAAATCCACCACGGCGGCGAAGCCCTGTCCTGGGGCGACGGCCTGCGCGAGGCGTTCGATCCCGCCGTGCGCCGGTTGTCCCTGACCGGTACCCCGTTCCGGTCCGACACCTCGCCCATCCCGTTCGTCGAATACGCCGAGGACCGGGACGGCATCCGCCGCTCCAAGGCCGACTACACCTACGGCTACGGCAACGCCCTCCGCGACCATGTGGTCCGGCCCGTGATGTTCATGGCCTACTCCGGCCAGATGCGCTGGCGGACCAGCGCGGGCGAGGAAATGGCGGCGTCCCTCGGTGAGGCAGCGGTGACCAAGGACATCACCAGCCACGCCTGGCGGACGGCGCTGAACCCGGCAGGGGAGTGGATCCCAGCGGTCCTGGCCGGGGCGGACAAAAGGCTCAGCGAGGTCCGGCGCACCGTCCCGGACGCCGGCGGCCTGGTCATCGCCACCGACCACGAGGACGCCCGCGCCTACGCGGGGCAGTTGAAGAGGATCACCGGGGAGTCGCCAACTGTCATCCTGTCCGATGACGCCAAGGCCTCCAGCAAGATCGAGGAATTCTCCGCCGGCGAGAAGCGCTGGATGGTGGCCGTGCGCATGGTGTCCGAAGGCGTTGACGTTCCGCGCCTTTCCGTCGGCGTCTACGCCACCTCAACCTCCACGCCGCTGTTCTTCGCCCAGGCCGTGGGCCGCTTCGTGCGTGCCCGTAAAAGGGGAGAGACGGCGTCGGTCTTCCTGCCCTCGGTGCCGCAGCTGATGGCGCTGGCCAACTCCATGGAAATGGAACGCGACCACGCCCTGGACCGGCCGGAGAAGGAGGACGGGGACGGGCTGTTCAACCCCGAAGACTCGCTCATGGAGGAGGCCAACCGCGAGGAAAAGGCCTCCGACAGCCTGACCAAGGGCAAGTTCGAGGCGCTGGACTCGCAGGCGTCCTTTGACCGGGTCCTGTTCGACGGCGGCGAGTTTGGCACCGGCGGCGAAGTGGGGTCCGACGACGAGCTGGACTTCCTGGGGATCCCCGGCCTGCTGGACGCGGAGCAGGTGGGGACGCTGCTGCGCCAGCGCCAGCATGAGCAGCTGAACCGGAAGAACCGGAAATCGCCCGCTGCAGCCGAAAGCCAGGCCCCGGCCGTTCCTGACCACCGGATGCTGATGGACCTGCGCAATGAACTGGCCAAGAACGTCGCTGCCTGGGCTGCCCGGACCGGGACTCCGCACGGCGTGGTGCACACCAAGCTGCGCACGGTCTGCGGCGGTCCCCCCGTGGCGCAGGCCAACGAGGAGCAGCTGAAGTCGCGGCTGCGCAAGCTCCAGGACTGGTTCGTGGGCCGCAAGTAG
- a CDS encoding MBL fold metallo-hydrolase, whose translation MKLTIVGCTGSFPGPGSPASCYLLTATDGERTWKVVMDLGSGALGAIQRYTDLEDIDAIFLTHLHPDHCMDLCGLHVAIRWKPGGWDRGRIPVWGPAATADRMATAYGLDLDPGMHEEFDFTNWTEREPVTVGPFTVTPFAVNHPIEEAYALRVEVVEPGRDGTPVSRVLTYSGDTDSCAGLEEAAKDADLFLCEAAFEEGRDAEIKDVHLTGKRAGEAAAAAGARRLLLTHIPVWTSQTTVMAEARPVFPGDVAVAVAGVHYTI comes from the coding sequence GTGAAGCTGACCATCGTGGGATGCACGGGCTCGTTCCCCGGGCCGGGCTCCCCGGCGTCGTGCTACCTCCTGACCGCCACGGACGGTGAACGGACGTGGAAGGTGGTGATGGACCTCGGCAGCGGTGCGCTGGGAGCCATCCAGCGCTACACCGACCTGGAGGACATCGACGCGATCTTCCTCACCCACCTGCACCCGGACCACTGCATGGACCTGTGCGGGCTGCATGTGGCCATCCGCTGGAAGCCCGGCGGCTGGGACCGCGGCCGGATTCCCGTGTGGGGGCCCGCCGCCACAGCCGACAGGATGGCAACCGCTTACGGGCTGGACCTGGACCCCGGCATGCATGAGGAATTCGACTTCACCAACTGGACCGAACGCGAACCCGTGACCGTTGGCCCCTTCACCGTGACCCCCTTCGCCGTCAACCATCCCATCGAGGAGGCGTACGCCCTGCGGGTGGAGGTGGTGGAGCCCGGCAGGGACGGCACACCGGTGTCCCGGGTCCTGACCTATTCCGGCGACACGGATTCCTGCGCAGGGCTTGAGGAAGCCGCCAAGGATGCGGACCTGTTCCTGTGCGAGGCAGCCTTCGAAGAAGGCCGTGACGCCGAGATCAAGGATGTCCACCTGACCGGCAAACGGGCGGGGGAGGCTGCAGCGGCGGCCGGTGCGCGGCGGCTCCTGCTGACCCACATCCCGGTATGGACCTCCCAGACCACCGTCATGGCCGAAGCCCGTCCTGTGTTCCCCGGCGACGTGGCCGTTGCCGTGGCAGGCGTGCACTACACCATCTAG
- the rph gene encoding ribonuclease PH produces the protein MTSEATAVPIVRADGRAPDQLRPISITRGWSNQAEGSALIEFGNTRVLCTASLTPGVPRWLKGEGRGWVTAEYAMLPRATNTRSDRESVKGKIGGRTHEISRLIGRSLRSIIDTKALGENTIVLDCDVLQADGGTRTAAITGAYVALADSIRFARDNKLIARTAEPLVDTIAAVSVGIIDGVPMLDLPYVEDVRAETDMNVVVTGSGKFVEVQGTAEGAPFDRAELDQLLDLALLGTAQLAAIQRETLAESL, from the coding sequence ATGACATCTGAAGCAACTGCAGTGCCCATTGTGCGCGCCGACGGCCGTGCCCCCGACCAGCTCCGGCCCATCAGCATCACCCGCGGATGGTCCAACCAGGCTGAGGGATCGGCACTCATCGAGTTCGGCAACACCCGGGTGCTGTGCACGGCCTCGCTGACCCCCGGTGTCCCGCGCTGGCTGAAGGGCGAGGGCCGCGGCTGGGTCACGGCGGAATACGCCATGCTGCCGCGCGCCACCAACACCAGGTCCGACCGCGAATCCGTCAAGGGAAAGATCGGCGGCCGCACCCACGAGATTTCGCGTCTGATCGGTCGTTCGCTGCGCTCCATTATCGACACCAAGGCCTTGGGGGAGAACACCATCGTCCTGGACTGCGACGTCCTCCAGGCCGACGGCGGCACCCGTACGGCGGCCATTACGGGAGCGTATGTGGCGCTTGCCGACTCCATCCGGTTTGCCCGGGACAACAAGCTGATTGCCCGCACGGCCGAGCCGCTCGTGGACACCATTGCCGCCGTCTCCGTGGGGATCATCGACGGCGTTCCCATGCTGGACCTGCCCTACGTGGAGGATGTGCGCGCCGAGACCGACATGAATGTGGTGGTTACCGGATCCGGCAAGTTCGTGGAGGTGCAGGGCACCGCGGAGGGCGCTCCCTTCGACCGGGCGGAACTGGACCAGCTCCTCGACCTGGCCCTGCTGGGAACGGCCCAGCTCGCCGCCATCCAGCGCGAAACCCTCGCGGAATCCCTGTGA
- the clpS gene encoding ATP-dependent Clp protease adapter ClpS: MTISVAPGTGTQEGTRTGTAESTDSLTAPDIPWNLVIWNDPVNLMSYVSFVFQSYFGYSETKANKLMMEVHKKGRSIVASGSKEQVERHAVAMHGFGLWATVEKASGGNGGASGKSGGPRQGKGKRG, encoded by the coding sequence ATGACCATAAGCGTTGCGCCCGGCACTGGTACACAGGAGGGCACCCGGACCGGCACGGCAGAGTCCACCGACTCCCTGACCGCGCCGGACATCCCCTGGAACCTGGTGATCTGGAACGATCCCGTCAATCTGATGAGCTACGTCAGCTTCGTGTTCCAAAGCTACTTTGGCTACTCCGAGACGAAAGCCAACAAATTGATGATGGAGGTCCACAAGAAGGGCCGCTCCATCGTCGCCTCGGGCAGCAAGGAGCAGGTGGAGCGCCACGCCGTGGCCATGCACGGGTTCGGCCTGTGGGCCACGGTGGAAAAGGCCAGCGGCGGCAACGGCGGCGCATCAGGCAAGTCCGGCGGTCCGCGCCAGGGTAAGGGAAAACGTGGCTAA
- a CDS encoding isochorismatase family protein, whose translation MSRALIIVDVQNDFCEGGSLAVPGGAAVAGAISEYLDAHNSEYDYVVATQDWHVDPGSHFSDTPDFKESWPPHCVAGTRGADLHPDLDTEYIDAYFRKGQFAAAYSGFEGLLAPEDAVPTGERQAGGLAGARESLEPDEGAIGLDDWLQSHDVEDVVVVGIATDYCVKATALDAVQAGYGVTVVRSLTAGIAEDLEDTVAELELGGADIA comes from the coding sequence ATGTCCCGCGCTTTGATCATCGTGGACGTGCAGAATGATTTCTGCGAGGGCGGCTCGCTCGCCGTTCCCGGCGGCGCGGCCGTGGCAGGGGCCATCAGCGAGTACCTGGATGCCCACAACAGCGAATACGACTACGTGGTTGCCACCCAGGACTGGCACGTGGACCCCGGCAGCCACTTCTCGGACACCCCTGATTTCAAGGAGAGCTGGCCGCCGCACTGCGTGGCCGGCACCCGCGGAGCCGATCTTCACCCGGATCTGGACACGGAGTACATCGATGCCTACTTCCGGAAGGGCCAGTTCGCCGCCGCCTACTCAGGCTTTGAGGGACTGCTGGCCCCGGAGGACGCCGTTCCCACCGGGGAACGCCAGGCCGGCGGACTGGCCGGCGCCAGGGAGTCGCTGGAGCCCGATGAGGGCGCCATCGGCCTCGATGACTGGCTGCAGAGCCACGACGTGGAGGACGTGGTGGTGGTGGGCATCGCCACCGACTACTGCGTAAAGGCCACCGCGCTTGACGCCGTCCAGGCCGGCTACGGCGTCACAGTGGTACGGTCGCTGACCGCCGGCATCGCCGAGGACCTCGAAGACACGGTGGCCGAACTGGAACTCGGCGGGGCCGACATCGCCTGA
- a CDS encoding DUF3039 domain-containing protein has protein sequence MNAMTSMTDPLDNDPMRELSGAGSSTATIEREELRQEVEPGDRERFSHYVRKEKIMESALTGEPVIALCGKVWTPGRDPQKFPVCPMCKEVYEGLRPGNDGGKGPGGDSGSNK, from the coding sequence ATGAATGCCATGACTAGCATGACGGACCCTCTCGACAACGACCCGATGCGCGAGCTTTCCGGGGCTGGATCGTCCACGGCCACCATTGAGCGCGAGGAACTGCGCCAGGAAGTGGAACCCGGGGACCGGGAGCGCTTTTCGCACTATGTGCGGAAGGAAAAGATCATGGAGTCCGCGCTGACCGGGGAGCCCGTCATCGCCCTCTGCGGCAAGGTCTGGACGCCGGGCCGGGACCCGCAGAAGTTCCCGGTTTGCCCCATGTGCAAGGAGGTCTACGAAGGCCTCCGGCCGGGCAATGACGGCGGCAAGGGTCCCGGAGGGGACTCGGGCAGCAACAAGTAG
- the nagB gene encoding glucosamine-6-phosphate deaminase produces the protein MEIVILGGSRQIGKLAADAIEQLLRRKPAAVLGLATGSSPLPVYDELAARHEQGLDVSRASGFALDEYVGLPAGHPESYREVVRREFTNRVNIAPENVHGPDGTATDIPAACDAYEQAIAAAGGVDLQLLGVGTDGHIGFNEPGSSFASRTRIKSLIEQTRRDNARFFNSLAEVPHHVITQGLGTIMAARHVILLATGAQKAQAVRDFVEGPVAAICPASVLQFHPHATVLLDEAAASALKLADFYRHTYENKPAWQGL, from the coding sequence ATGGAAATCGTCATCCTGGGCGGCAGCAGGCAGATCGGAAAACTCGCAGCCGACGCCATTGAACAGCTGCTCCGGCGCAAGCCCGCCGCCGTCCTAGGCCTGGCCACGGGGTCCTCGCCGCTGCCCGTCTACGACGAACTGGCCGCCCGGCACGAACAGGGCCTGGACGTCAGCCGTGCCTCCGGATTCGCGCTGGACGAATACGTTGGCCTGCCGGCAGGCCATCCCGAGTCCTACCGTGAGGTGGTCCGCCGTGAATTCACCAACCGGGTGAACATCGCGCCGGAGAACGTCCATGGCCCCGACGGGACCGCAACCGACATTCCCGCAGCGTGCGACGCGTACGAACAGGCCATCGCCGCGGCGGGCGGTGTGGACCTGCAGCTGCTGGGCGTGGGCACCGACGGCCATATCGGCTTCAATGAACCAGGCTCTTCCTTCGCATCCCGGACCAGGATCAAGAGCCTGATCGAGCAGACCCGCAGGGACAACGCCAGGTTCTTCAACAGCCTCGCGGAGGTGCCGCACCATGTCATTACCCAGGGACTGGGCACCATCATGGCGGCCAGGCACGTGATCCTCCTGGCAACGGGGGCGCAAAAGGCCCAGGCTGTCCGCGATTTCGTGGAAGGGCCGGTGGCAGCCATCTGCCCCGCGTCCGTGCTGCAGTTCCATCCGCACGCCACGGTCCTGCTGGACGAGGCCGCCGCTTCCGCCCTGAAACTGGCGGATTTCTACCGCCACACCTACGAGAACAAGCCGGCCTGGCAGGGGCTTTAG
- the murI gene encoding glutamate racemase: MEPPAEAQDTDPGSGFPDAAPETRPIGVFDSGVGGLTVARSIIDQLPNESILYVGDTAHGPYGPLPIAEVRANALGVMDELVDSGVKLLTIACNSASAAVLRDARERYTAKYGIPVIEVIQPAVRRAVAATRSGRVGVIGTSATVGSRAYEDTFAAAPDLEITSVACPEFVSYVEAGITTGPALLAVAEEYLAPLKTAGVDTVVLGCTHYPLLTGVISYVMGADVTLVSSAEETAKDVYRALATHNLQRTSQTPPEHHFVATGDAGQFEALARRFLGPEVLSVRHVDHVAAQYPTGSLARITPEMIAAAQSARDRPRISNFVGGGLAGAHRAGGTAL; the protein is encoded by the coding sequence ATGGAACCACCGGCGGAAGCGCAGGACACGGACCCCGGCAGCGGGTTTCCGGACGCTGCCCCGGAAACCCGTCCCATCGGTGTGTTCGATTCCGGTGTCGGCGGGCTCACCGTGGCCCGCTCCATCATCGACCAGTTGCCCAATGAGTCAATCCTCTACGTGGGGGACACCGCCCACGGGCCCTACGGGCCGCTCCCCATCGCGGAGGTGCGGGCCAACGCCCTGGGCGTCATGGACGAACTCGTGGACTCCGGCGTTAAGCTGCTCACCATCGCCTGCAATTCGGCGTCGGCGGCTGTCCTCCGGGATGCCCGCGAGCGCTACACCGCCAAGTACGGCATCCCGGTCATTGAGGTCATCCAGCCCGCCGTGCGGCGCGCCGTTGCCGCCACCCGAAGCGGACGGGTGGGCGTCATCGGCACGTCCGCCACCGTTGGTTCACGCGCGTACGAGGACACCTTCGCCGCCGCGCCTGACCTGGAGATCACCTCCGTGGCCTGCCCGGAGTTCGTCAGCTACGTTGAGGCCGGAATCACCACGGGCCCGGCGCTGCTCGCCGTGGCGGAGGAATACCTTGCGCCGCTGAAGACCGCCGGTGTGGACACCGTGGTCCTGGGCTGCACGCACTACCCGCTGCTGACGGGCGTGATCTCCTACGTCATGGGCGCGGACGTCACGCTGGTCTCCAGTGCCGAGGAAACCGCCAAGGACGTGTACCGCGCCCTGGCCACCCACAACCTGCAGCGAACCTCCCAAACCCCGCCCGAGCACCACTTCGTGGCCACCGGCGACGCCGGACAGTTCGAGGCGCTGGCCCGGCGCTTCCTGGGCCCTGAGGTGCTGTCCGTCCGCCACGTGGACCATGTGGCCGCGCAGTACCCCACAGGCAGCCTGGCGCGGATCACCCCGGAGATGATCGCCGCTGCGCAGAGTGCGCGCGACCGCCCCCGGATCTCCAACTTCGTTGGCGGCGGACTGGCCGGTGCCCACCGAGCCGGAGGGACCGCCCTGTGA
- a CDS encoding nicotinate phosphoribosyltransferase, which produces MSTSAGWDHPRTSFYTDHYELTMLQASLHSGAAHRRSVFEAFARRLPDGRRYGIVAGTGRLLEGIAQFRFGDAELEFLERTRVVNRETLEYLANYKFSGDIWGYAEGEAYFPNSPILIVEASFAEACMLETYLLSVLNHDTAIASAASRMVSAAGGRPCIEMGSRRTHEEAATASARAAIIAGFDSTSNLEAGIRYGVKTVGTAAHSFTLLHDTEREAFEAQIASLGEGTSLLVDTYDVEKAVRTAVDLAGPRLGAVRLDSGDLVAQAQWVRRLLDDLGNEHTKIVVTSDLDEYAIAALQSAPVDSYGVGTSLVTGSGAPTASMVYKLVSRAGDDGNFVSVAKAAKNKASVGGRKYALRKLDERGTATAEVVGVGHRPEDDGNDRPLLQQFMKNGELLPGWTGYDGVLRARQRHADSMAELPSVVNRLQRGEAAIPTVYEEN; this is translated from the coding sequence GTGAGCACCTCAGCCGGCTGGGACCATCCCCGCACGTCCTTTTACACCGACCACTACGAGCTGACCATGCTGCAGGCGTCCCTCCATTCCGGGGCCGCGCACCGCAGGTCCGTGTTCGAGGCGTTCGCGCGGCGGCTGCCCGACGGCCGGCGCTACGGCATCGTAGCCGGAACCGGACGGCTCCTGGAAGGCATCGCGCAGTTCCGCTTCGGCGACGCCGAACTGGAGTTCCTGGAGCGGACCCGGGTGGTCAACCGGGAGACGCTGGAGTACCTGGCCAACTACAAATTCTCGGGCGACATCTGGGGCTATGCCGAGGGCGAGGCGTACTTCCCCAACTCCCCCATCCTGATCGTCGAGGCCTCCTTCGCCGAAGCCTGCATGCTGGAGACCTACCTGCTGTCCGTACTTAACCACGACACCGCCATTGCCTCCGCCGCTTCCCGGATGGTCAGTGCCGCCGGTGGCCGGCCCTGTATCGAGATGGGTTCCCGGCGCACCCATGAGGAAGCCGCCACGGCATCAGCCCGCGCGGCCATCATTGCCGGTTTTGACAGCACGTCGAACCTTGAAGCAGGCATCCGCTACGGCGTGAAGACCGTGGGCACCGCAGCCCACTCGTTCACGCTGCTCCATGACACCGAGCGGGAAGCCTTCGAGGCCCAGATTGCCTCGCTGGGCGAGGGCACGTCGCTGCTGGTGGATACGTACGACGTCGAAAAGGCAGTCCGCACGGCAGTGGACCTGGCAGGGCCCCGCCTGGGCGCCGTCCGGCTGGACTCCGGCGACCTGGTGGCCCAGGCGCAGTGGGTGCGCAGGCTGCTGGACGACCTCGGCAACGAACACACCAAGATCGTGGTGACCTCGGACCTGGACGAGTACGCCATCGCCGCCCTGCAGTCGGCGCCGGTGGACTCCTACGGCGTGGGAACGTCCCTGGTAACCGGTTCCGGAGCTCCCACCGCCAGCATGGTCTACAAGCTGGTCAGCCGCGCCGGCGACGACGGCAACTTCGTGTCCGTGGCCAAGGCGGCCAAGAACAAGGCCAGCGTGGGCGGGCGCAAGTACGCGCTGCGGAAGCTGGACGAACGGGGCACCGCCACCGCGGAGGTGGTGGGCGTGGGACACCGGCCGGAGGACGACGGCAATGACCGCCCACTGCTGCAGCAGTTCATGAAGAACGGCGAGCTGCTGCCGGGCTGGACCGGCTACGACGGCGTGCTCCGCGCACGGCAGCGCCACGCCGACTCCATGGCCGAGCTGCCGTCCGTGGTCAACCGCCTGCAGCGGGGCGAGGCCGCCATCCCCACTGTCTACGAGGAAAACTGA
- a CDS encoding DUF2017 domain-containing protein: MAKAFKYGLKGITGYLEPAERDLLRSLIDDVISMLEPEDRTGQDPLAALIGLDMDVAEPTDRAVKRLLPNVVKDDGGASLEFRQLTERSLRETKIGALRAAALDLDRDEIVLTPEGAQHWSMALNDVRLVLAERLDIRDEADAEHVHRMQDWSQAEDVESYLALVYNFTTWLQESLVQAMLQSMESRR, from the coding sequence GTGGCTAAGGCATTTAAATACGGGCTCAAAGGCATCACCGGCTACCTTGAACCGGCTGAACGGGACCTGCTGCGCAGCCTGATCGACGACGTCATCTCCATGCTTGAGCCCGAGGACCGCACCGGTCAGGACCCGCTGGCAGCGCTGATCGGCCTGGACATGGACGTGGCCGAACCCACGGACCGTGCGGTAAAGCGGCTGCTCCCCAACGTGGTGAAGGACGACGGCGGCGCGTCCCTTGAGTTCCGCCAGCTCACCGAGCGTTCTCTCCGGGAAACAAAGATCGGGGCCCTGCGCGCCGCGGCGCTGGACCTGGACAGGGACGAGATCGTCCTGACGCCGGAGGGGGCGCAGCACTGGTCCATGGCGCTGAACGATGTGCGGCTGGTCCTGGCGGAGCGGCTGGACATCCGGGACGAGGCGGACGCCGAGCACGTCCACCGCATGCAGGACTGGTCCCAGGCCGAGGACGTGGAGAGCTACCTGGCACTCGTGTACAACTTCACCACCTGGCTTCAGGAGTCCCTGGTCCAGGCCATGCTGCAGTCCATGGAATCCCGCCGGTGA
- a CDS encoding transporter translates to MVAHLLRLKLTLLRNGLRRSPWQLVGMAIAGLYALGVVATLIIALVLLRNAGPETAHTAVVLGGSAAVLGWGVIPVVASATDMTLDPARFTTFAVPMKQLLAGLALGGLIGIPGLATVLVALSTVVTWSRGVLPALAALLGAALGVMTCVVLAKVVTTATASLAASRRFKDISAIAFMVPLVLLGPIVAGVGRGISASTGFLPGFARTLSWTPLGAPWALGGDIASGRPGQAAVKLLVSVAVLGALAWCWKLLLERALVTPPFAGAGKRRGGRLGLFGVLPATPAGAVMARSLTYWLRDPRYSGSLVVIPLLPVVLAFQGAQTGSYGSLAFLAPVSAFILAWSISADVSYDNTAFALHLATGVRGVADRLGRALACLTFALPVVLVFAVGCAAFTHNWAALPGQLGFSLGILFTGLGLSSVVSARYTVTVPLPGDSPFKKPPGNVGQTLAVQFVGMLVLMVLVLPEAALLVAQAVTGNVLFGWLNLAAGTIVGLALFLAGVRLGGKWIEARGPELLAQVTVNR, encoded by the coding sequence ATGGTTGCGCACCTTCTGAGGCTCAAGCTCACGCTGCTGCGCAACGGGCTGCGCCGCAGCCCCTGGCAGCTGGTGGGCATGGCCATCGCGGGGCTCTATGCCCTCGGGGTCGTGGCAACACTGATCATCGCCCTGGTCCTGCTGCGCAACGCAGGCCCCGAGACCGCACACACAGCAGTTGTCCTCGGCGGCTCCGCCGCCGTGCTTGGGTGGGGCGTCATACCGGTGGTGGCATCCGCCACGGACATGACCCTTGATCCGGCGCGCTTCACCACCTTTGCGGTTCCCATGAAGCAGCTGCTCGCCGGCCTGGCCCTGGGCGGGTTGATCGGCATCCCGGGCCTGGCCACCGTGCTCGTGGCCCTGTCCACGGTGGTGACCTGGTCCCGCGGAGTGCTTCCCGCGCTCGCAGCCCTCCTGGGCGCAGCCCTGGGCGTGATGACCTGCGTCGTGCTGGCCAAGGTGGTCACCACCGCAACGGCAAGCCTTGCTGCTTCCCGGCGCTTCAAGGACATAAGCGCCATCGCGTTCATGGTGCCCCTGGTCCTGCTGGGACCCATCGTGGCGGGGGTTGGCCGCGGCATCAGCGCGTCCACCGGGTTCCTGCCCGGGTTCGCCCGGACGTTGTCCTGGACTCCGCTCGGAGCACCGTGGGCGCTCGGCGGCGACATCGCGTCCGGCAGGCCCGGGCAGGCCGCTGTGAAGCTGCTGGTGTCCGTGGCGGTCCTCGGCGCCCTGGCCTGGTGCTGGAAGCTGCTGCTCGAGCGCGCGCTGGTCACCCCGCCATTTGCCGGTGCCGGAAAGCGCAGGGGCGGCCGCCTGGGTCTGTTCGGCGTGCTGCCGGCCACCCCCGCCGGCGCCGTGATGGCCAGGTCGCTCACCTACTGGCTTCGGGACCCGCGGTATTCAGGTTCGCTGGTGGTGATCCCGCTGCTTCCGGTGGTGCTGGCTTTCCAAGGGGCCCAGACCGGCAGCTACGGCAGCCTTGCCTTCCTCGCCCCGGTTTCGGCCTTCATCCTGGCTTGGTCCATCTCCGCGGACGTCTCCTATGACAACACAGCCTTTGCGCTGCACCTGGCCACCGGGGTCCGCGGGGTAGCGGACCGGCTTGGCAGGGCCCTTGCGTGCCTGACCTTCGCGCTGCCGGTGGTGCTGGTGTTCGCCGTGGGGTGCGCGGCCTTCACGCACAACTGGGCAGCGCTGCCTGGCCAGCTGGGATTCAGCCTGGGAATCCTCTTCACGGGCTTGGGGCTGTCCTCGGTGGTGTCGGCCCGGTATACGGTTACTGTCCCGCTGCCGGGCGACAGCCCGTTCAAGAAGCCACCGGGCAACGTGGGCCAGACCCTTGCGGTGCAGTTCGTGGGGATGCTGGTCCTGATGGTCCTGGTCCTGCCCGAGGCCGCGCTGCTGGTTGCCCAGGCTGTCACGGGGAACGTCCTGTTCGGCTGGCTCAACCTGGCCGCAGGAACAATCGTTGGCCTGGCCCTCTTCCTGGCCGGCGTCCGCCTGGGCGGCAAGTGGATCGAGGCGCGGGGGCCCGAGCTCCTGGCGCAGGTAACCGTCAACCGCTGA